The Vigna unguiculata cultivar IT97K-499-35 chromosome 11, ASM411807v1, whole genome shotgun sequence genomic sequence TGAAGAATCTCGTTATAAAAAGGTGTGGAAAATAATTGATACTCGTTGGAATTTGCAGTTACATAGACCTCTTCATGCTACTACTTACTACCTTAATCCTAAGTAAGTAACTAACACTATACTTTCTTAGATTACAATTTCATAACTATAACACTatacttcttttttatattagattTCATTATGACAAAAACTTCAATCCGGATGAAGAGGTTTCATATGGTTTGTATGAGACCATAGAAAAAATGATCCCTGATAGAAGGATTAGATTTCAACTTGATCAACTTGATAGATTTAAGAAAGCCCAAGGATTATTTGGAAGAAGCATGGCAATTGACACTAGGGATAAGAAGCAACCtggtataaatttttttttttttcaagattttattaaaagcaTAATTTCACAATTATAAATGTTAGTTTTGACATTGCAGCTCTTTGGTGGGGAAGTTATGGTGTTGAAGGTAAAGAGTTGCAAAATCTAGCAATGAGAATTTTAAGTCTCACTTGTAGTGCTACTGGTTGTGAAAGAAACTGGAGCATATTTGATCAAGTCCATACCAAAAGAAGAAACCGCTTGGAACAACAAAGATTAAATGCTCTTGTCTTTGTTAAATATAATCTTCAACTTGAAATGAGAcaaaaggttagagaagagaaagGAGATACATATGATCCTACATGTCTATCTGATATTGAATCAGATGATGAGTGGATTACTGAAAAAGAGGATCCTTGTCTACCAAACAATGTTTCATGGATGGATATACATGAATCTTTTACTCCTGAAGAGGGAGCTCGAAGCAAGAAAAGGAAGAGGGGTCCAAGAAACTTAAACATAAAGGAAAAATCTACTACACCAGCAAATGATGATGGAATTGAAGGGATGGTTGAAGAAGTTGAGGAAgaggatgaagaagatgaagatgagttGCCATAGAATGTTATATTAGATGAAGAAGATGATCTAAGTGACATTGATCTTGGAGATGAtgaatgaaagaataaaattaagatgtaaCATTTAAATTGGAGAtcttgatttaattataatatatgatatttttaatgttttttatttatcatgtatcTTACGATTCAAAGTAAGATTCGATTCacgattcaaaaaaattcaaaaaacgaTTCACGATACGAATCTCGATTCGATAACCATGATGCTAACTACAAAAATCGGTAGAGATTATATGTTGTACTCCAGTGCAGTGAAATTTGAGAAGACTACAAATATTTATTCCATGTCATAGGACATAGTCTACATCTAAAACCAATTCaggaaaaatgtttttaaagaGTAAAAGGTTTTTTGTTCTAATCAATCGATTAAGAGTttgaataatcaattaaattgttCATGAGAGGttcaaaaacaatataattaattatcagTTTTGATATCCAATTAAACTAGAAAACATTTTTAAGTGTTTTCAATTTTCTCAGTAAATTCTTGTATCATTGCTTTCCAATTCTTGTATCAATCTTGGTTCTCAATTTCATTGCATCTTGGTTTTCTAACTAAAAGTGTTTCACAAAGAATTTCAAGAAAGGGAATCTTTTTGAAAGAAGTTTCAAAACCAATTCACCTCTCCTCTAGGTTTAACTTAGCTATCTTGTTACATTCCTCGTTAACAAAGAGAACAAAACCAAGAACGTAGGCTAGAGACCCTGTGCAATATTATTTCAGCAAATTCGCAGATCCTGGACATGAACAATCACATACAAAGAAAGACACTTCATTTTACACAGGATTTTCACTGTTCCAACAGTAAAATATCATCTATACAAAAGGACCCCAAACACTCCCCAAAATATCTTATTATGCAACATCTTCATTTCCGCTAAACATCTCACTATGCAACACCAAAGTTTCCCCATTGTCATTGATGCAGTTAGAGTTTTTGCATCAATTCAACAAGAATTGAAGGATGAGAATTGGGTTCAAGGCATAAATGAAGAGATGAATGCCTAAGAAAAGAACCAAACATGGATGATTTTGACAAGCAACAGATAAAAGGTAGTAGGATGCAGGTGGGTTTTATAACGTAAAGTATAAATTTGATGGCACATTGGATTGTTACAAAGCAACATTAGTTGCTAAAGAATATACTAGGACTTATGGTGTTGATTATAGGAGACATTCACTCCAAGGGCAAAGGTAAATACTCTTAGAATCATTCTCTCACTAGCAACTTTTTTTGGTTAGAAATagcaacaattttatatttaaaatattttctacatGGACATCTAGAGGAAGAAGTCAACATAGAGATTCCTCTAGGTTTGACGTCTCTTGAGAAAGAGAATAAACTATGCTAAATTGAAGAAAACCTTGTACGGACTTAGATAGTAGCTTTGTGCTTGGTTTGGTAAACTCACTTAGATTATGATCTCCATAGGGTATAGACAAAGTCAAGGTGGCCATACTTTGTTCACCAAGCATTCCCTAGAAGGTTAACTTGTGCGAATTGTAATGGCTGAGAATTATTTTGAACCATCTTAAAGTGAAAAATGAAGAGTCTCTGACTCTTTATTGTGGTAATAAATCAACTATTAACATTGTTCACAATAAGTTCAAAATGATAAGACTAGGCACATAGAGATAGACCAAcactttattaaagaaaaactaGATGGTGGCCTTATCGTTGCTTTATATGTCTCATTCGGGATTTAATTAGCATATTTGTTCACAAAAAGTCTTCCTATTGAACAATCACCCCTTCATTAGCTTGAGGAGGAGTGTTGAttcaagagaaaatatttttgctAAGCTACAATAGGATATTGACATATTGTAATTAATTACAAGGGTACTATTGGAGGATTCTAAAAATCTCTTTGGAATCTTTACTTTAGGGTTAGAGTGAGGCTAATGTACTTTTCATTGAATCAATTCAATAAAATCTTTTCTCTCATACAGCTTAATCCTTTTCATGTATTACTGTAtcaaaacatataataacatCAAGAGAATTAAGAAGCACACAACAAGTAAGCAAACATAACAGGAGTAAACTTTGTGTTAATATCAACATTTACTCCATGCATTTGTTTGTGGTAGGGTTTTGGCTATTGGATAAGAATGTCTTACCCCGTAACAAAACAGGCTAAGTGGCGATTTATGTTCCCAGGAATCTTCTACCAAGTCAACCGGCAACTTGAAAAGTAATTCATTTTGGCTGGTTTGATCATCAGCTCCCTCCGTAATttcttcaaacataatttcacCATTTTTTTGAAGAGAACTGTCACTAACAGGTCCATTGTCTAAAATCTCTTCCTGCTCTTGAGACTTCATCTTCCGTATTTCTACATTTGGAAAACGACCTACACCAACAAATCAAAGAGAAAAAATTCATGTGCCAATGCACTACAACAGTTTAATCTTACAGTGTGGCAGCTTACCAGAAAGAATAGCATCTACAGTTGCTTCAAGGCTACGGTGAATACGCAATTCTGTCTTTGAAATAATCTCCACTCCACAACTAAATGTAGATGGGCCTTTCCTCTCCAATACAGTCTTCTGAACACCCCTGCGACTGGCCTCTTCATCCCCTAGCGTCACGCtctaaaacatgataatataaCTTCAGTAACCAAAAGGAATAATTATGCCCATAATTTAGATGCTCCAGGTGATtgtaaattcaattattaaaacatgaagcagagaaaaaacatatattttttaccaTGCTACATCACACTTTTTGAACTAGTGCAATAAGTTTGTAACTGCTAAGAGACATAATATAAAAGTACACCATGTGTCTTTCACCTAACAATCCAAATCTTTGGAACAATTGGATAATAATTGGCGTCTCCGTTACAGTGTTTTCAAGCCATCGAAAGCAATATATTTCAGACTCAAGTATGTTACAATGTAATTCCCTATCACACTCACATTGATATTGATGTATAAAGCTGACAACTCTGGGTTTAAGTCATACAGTCAACACCATGTCACTTTCATTCTTGTGCCACTAATCCATTTCAGATTACAAAACACATTACAGATCACACATTGGCAGAAGTTAAAATACCAAGTGTGTTTTGATTAACTTAactttaggaaaaaaaatttctaaaagcTTCGTGCTAAAGCTTTAAAATTGTTCTGAAAACTCATTGCAAAATAGGAGctaaatctaattcaattacGAAATAGAAGAAATCAACTTGCCATCCTGCTTAAGATGTAGGTATACTCACCTGTATCCCTCCAACAAGCATCTCTAATGAAGGATTCATTATCAGATTCTCAATTGTGATTCCATGAGCAGTGGCAACAAGCTGAATCCCACGTTGTGCAATTGTGCTCGCAGCCATTGCTTCAAGTTTTGTACCAATCTCATCAATTACAATAACTTGTGGCATGTGATTTTCAACTGCTTCTATCAGTACCTGAATAATTACACAATAACCATAGAAATGTGGTCAGATTATACTACGAAACATCCCTTGCAGAACCAAAAAGAACCTCCTTTTAGGATCTAACGGATATAAGAAGGAAAGTAAAATGCAAGGAATGGAATGAACAGCACCCCGAAGAACTATCACTTCAAACAATCATTCTCTGCTTGTTTGCTTCCCATAAACAGCATACATTCTGCTCTATATTTCACAGCGTGAAAAGCTTACTGCATTTTTGTAACAGGTGAAAAATTATTCAAGTACAAAGCAAATTGGAATAGTTACTAATTCTGGAGTCGTTCCTATCAAGTTTTTAAACTAGAACCTTAACCAGCCAAGTAAAAGAATTAAGCTGATTTCTCAAAAGTACTTCTCGAGGATAGACCTCAACAGAAAACTGAGTAATGATGACAGCAAGTAATTGAGTTCCATAGTTCCTCTAAAATTATTGACTCTAGAGATATAATAATatggagaaaataaaattgtttaaagcACCACCAGAACTGGAAGCACCCTTGTTTCAAAAAAGAGAGGGTGGGCTGTTCACATTTCATTAGATGGTTAGAGGCAAATTGAAAGCCAAGCTCCCCAAGGGAAAAAGAGAAATATAGCCTATGTAAACCGTACATTGTGGAAGTAGCAGCGAAATTTCAGAGTCGTTCAATCTGATTGATTcattgtataatattttaaagaatgtacatagaaaaaggtaaaaataagtTCGAACTGCTTGCAGAACATTCTCAGTCACCACCGATAATATAGTTACACCTTCAACATAAAGAAACAAGAGGTTTTGCTCCAGCAATTACAGCTAATACCTTATGTTGTGCATCAGAATTAGGAACTTGCATTCGTCGCGCATTGCCTATTCCAGCATGAGGAATATCACCATCACCCCCAATTTCGTTGGAGGTGTCCACAATCATCACCCGTTTCTTGTAATCATTTGCCAGCATCCTAGCAATTTCCCTAAAATGTAGAATAAAGTCGTGTTCAGTTCCCATGGGTAGATGAGTATAATAGTGATAAGGGGAAAATGTGTTTAGTCCATGTACTTTTGATCAAACTTGGTTTCAGTCTgtatacttttaaattaataaattagtcTTCAAACTTTAGAAACACGTGTGAATTTAATCTCTTCTCTAACTTTGTGGCATAAAAAAACTATTACTAAATGTTAAGTTAAGCacatataaaaactaatttcaaatattttcaaaagtttgaGATTGGGTTTACTAATTTAAAAGTGAAGGTACTAAAATAATGTTTGACAAAAGCTATAAGGACTAAAAACAATGACAATTCATGCTAATGTTCATTGCAAACCTTCCGAGATCAAAATAGGTGATTGGGTACATCTAAAAACATTTGGCCACATAGACAGAGTTCTATGTCTAATAAGCTTTATCCCAAACTTTCAGTACATTACTATGGACCATATTTGGTTCTTAAGCAAGCTGGAGAGGTGAATTTCAAATTACAATTATCACAACAAGCTCGAATTCATCTTGTGTTCTATGCATCTCAACTTAAGGCCATTAGGGTCATTCAATGGAAGTTGTTTTCATCTAGAATTGGAAGGCACTCCAAAAGTGTTCATCCTGGTCTATATTCAAGGAAAACATACTAAAGGATGTTGCAGCAATACAAGTGTTAGTGCAATGGAAGGGAAAAACATCTGAGGGATTAACATGGGAAGTTTTATCTACTATCCAAAACCAATTTCTCGATTTTAACCTTTAGAACAAGGTTATAATTCTGAGGGCAGTTTTGATTGACAGAGACAGATACAACATGATGACAATATCACAGGATTGTTGGTTTGTTATAGGAGGAGGTTTAAAACAATAACTAGAATACATTTGTAAGGTAGTTTCTACAGCTTTGGTTTGCGAATAGTTAGGGACCACTTTTATAAGTTTATGCTAAAAGGGGGGAGTTTTTCAGACAATTTGTTTTCTAAATGGATTAATCCAATGGGAAAGATAATGCTCCTTTGTATATTTTGTTGTATGATTTGTGAAATTAAAGAAGGTCCGATttacttttctttgttttttctaaaaatagtGTGATTCCTTACACCAATGAAGGTTGCATTTTAGGGTTTACACATCAATTAAGGTTGTCTTTTAGGATTTACACAACAATGAAggttgtataaaaaaattagcaaTCAGAGGGTCCGAAGGACCAGGAGCTGTGATACCGTGTcaagtttagaaaaaattaatttctctcTTATTCAGTCTAATTacatacatattatatatacatagatTAATTGGAAAATTTTGGAAATAAGTACTGCCCATTCTAGGAAACAAATCCCTACAAAATTAAACCAATATACAAAATTCAAACAATAGGAAACAAATCTAAAACATCCTAAAATATCTCAATAGTATACATCACATAACCAACAAGTTGACATGTCGAAAAAAATCCATATAAGATTGTTCCTTCACCATCTTAGCAAAGTGTTGATCACTTAGATCGTAATTTAAGCCAATGATATGGAAATAGGTTTGAAGTTGGACATGCCAAACTTGTCAAGAACTTTTTCACGTAAGTCTCTTGAGATGCATATATATGCTTTTGATCATGTCATCTAATGATCTCAATCCTTCATTCAGCTCAGTCTTAACCTTATGAATCTCAAATTTACTATTGCTAGctataacaataccatcataATATAGCAGGAATACTATGAAGTAATCTTCTATTAGAaactaaaagtttttaaatatagtgAACGTAGGTttgggattaatctcccttgtgtagaaaatacacataggggttgtatttataataaagaaaatatgggcTAAGCCCAAAATACATACGAAGAATATAACAATAGAAACTGAA encodes the following:
- the LOC114170712 gene encoding uncharacterized protein ycf45 isoform X5, with protein sequence MLGFTLPLQLRCCHHLSQQPPLPNPISPKPFYPPVVPSVPRPRIGPGLRASFPVLSGSVFPEDEPDVELGRLLALLPEEMRRRVSDHAELPQLIEVVMDLGRKPLARFPSGDFVISEYPITVQDIEHATAQVGDFAVDNRAGISRTLHRISAIRNRKGTIIGLTCRVGRAISGSAKLLQDLIKDGASLLLIGPPGVGKTTIIREIARMLANDYKKRVMIVDTSNEIGGDGDIPHAGIGNARRMQVPNSDAQHKVLIEAVENHMPQVIVIDEIGTKLEAMAASTIAQRGIQLVATAHGITIENLIMNPSLEMLVGGIQSVTLGDEEASRRGVQKTVLERKGPSTFSCGVEIISKTELRIHRSLEATVDAILSGRFPNVEIRKMKSQEQEEILDNGPVSDSSLQKNGEIMFEEITEGADDQTSQNELLFKLPVDLVEDSWEHKSPLSLFCYGTGQ
- the LOC114170712 gene encoding uncharacterized protein ycf45 isoform X3, which gives rise to MLGFTLPLQLRCCHHLSQQPPLPNPISPKPFYPPVVPSVPRPRIGPGLRASFPVLSGSVFPEDEPDVELGRLLALLPEEMRRRVSDHAELPQLIEVVMDLGRKPLARFPSGDFVISEYPITVQDIEHATAQVGDFAVDNRAGISRTLHRISAIRNRKGTIIGLTCRVGRAISGSAKLLQDLIKDGASLLLIGPPGVGKTTIIREIARMLANDYKKRVMIVDTSNEIGGDGDIPHAGIGNARRMQVPNSDAQHKVLIEAVENHMPQVIVIDEIGTKLEAMAASTIAQRGIQLVATAHGITIENLIMNPSLEMLVGGIQSVTLGDEEASRRGVQKTVLERKGPSTFSCGVEIISKTELRIHRSLEATVDAILSGRFPNVEIRKMKSQEQEEILDNGPVSDSSLQKNGEIMFEEITEGADDQTSQNELLFKLPVDLVEDSWEHKSPLSLFCYGDAFFFTRCFLLHGQSGFLCFFFSLALYASSPPSYASHISFPS
- the LOC114170712 gene encoding uncharacterized protein ycf45 isoform X4, yielding MLGFTLPLQLRCCHHLSQQPPLPNPISPKPFYPPVVPSVPRPRIGPGLRASFPVLSGSVFPEDEPDVELGRLLALLPEEMRRRVSDHAELPQLIEVVMDLGRKPLARFPSGDFVISEYPITVQDIEHATAQVGDFAVDNRAGISRTLHRISAIRNRKGTIIGLTCRVGRAISGSAKLLQDLIKDGASLLLIGPPGVGKTTIIREIARMLANDYKKRVMIVDTSNEIGGDGDIPHAGIGNARRMQVPNSDAQHKVLIEAVENHMPQVIVIDEIGTKLEAMAASTIAQRGIQLVATAHGITIENLIMNPSLEMLVGGIQSVTLGDEEASRRGVQKTVLERKGPSTFSCGVEIISKTELRIHRSLEATVDAILSGRFPNVEIRKMKSQEQEEILDNGPVSDSSLQKNGEIMFEEITEGADDQTSQNELLFKLPVDLVEDSWEHKSPLSLFCYGEQMYKQ